One region of Synechococcus elongatus PCC 11801 genomic DNA includes:
- the alaS gene encoding alanine--tRNA ligase: MAAPALSGDQIRETFLKFFEGKGHRRLPSASLIPEDPTVLLTIAGMLPFKPIFLGQQVAEVPRATTSQKCIRTNDIENVGRTARHHTFFEMLGNFSFGDYFKKEAIAFAWELVTEVFQVPAERLAVSVFEEDDEAFAIWRDQIGVPEARIQRLGAKDNFWASGPTGPCGPCSEIYYDFHPELGDEGLDLEDDSRFIEVYNLVFMQYNRDAAGNLTALEKQNIDTGMGLERMAQVLQGVPNNYETDLIFPIIQAVAAIAQRDYANESETVKVSLKVIGDHLRAVTHLIADGVTASNLGRGYVLRRLIRRVVRHGRLIGIDRPFTAEIAETAIALMAAQYPNLREREAAIKAELTREEQRFLETLERGEKLLAELLAAATDQIRGEDAFVLYDTYGFPLELTQEIAEEKGLTVDLAGFEAAMTAQRQRSQAAHETIDLTVQGSLDRLAEQIHPTEFVGYQDSAATATVTAVLREGQSVEAAEAGDRVQIVLDHTSFYAESGGQVGDRGVLTGESLIVRIEDVQKESGFFVHYGQIERGLLQVGDRVTAQIDRACRRRAQANHTATHLLQAALKLIVDEGISQAGSLVAFDRLRFDFNCPRAVTPEELRQIEDQINQWIAEAHSTVVEVMPIATAKAKGAVAMFGEKYGAEVRVIDVPGVSMELCGGTHVANTAEIGLFKIISEAGVASGVRRIEAVAGPAVLEYLNVRDAVVRDLSDRFKAKPEELSDRVTALQEELKANQKQLTALKAELAIAKSDALVSQAIAVGEAQVLVETLTGVDAAALQTAAERLQQKLGDAGAVVLGSSPEEGKVTLVAAFGPAIITKGLKAGQFIGGIAKICGGGGGGRPNLAQAGGRDASKLPEAVAAALDQLKTALAA; the protein is encoded by the coding sequence ATGGCTGCCCCTGCACTCAGCGGTGATCAAATCCGCGAAACCTTTCTGAAATTCTTTGAAGGCAAGGGGCACCGTCGCCTACCCAGTGCCTCGCTGATTCCAGAAGATCCAACGGTCTTGCTGACGATCGCAGGCATGTTGCCGTTCAAACCGATCTTCCTTGGGCAGCAGGTTGCGGAAGTGCCGCGGGCAACGACCTCGCAGAAGTGCATTCGCACCAACGACATTGAAAATGTGGGTCGCACGGCACGCCACCACACCTTCTTTGAAATGCTGGGCAACTTCAGCTTCGGTGACTATTTCAAGAAGGAAGCGATCGCCTTTGCCTGGGAACTAGTCACCGAAGTCTTCCAAGTTCCGGCAGAACGCTTGGCCGTCAGTGTCTTTGAAGAAGATGACGAAGCCTTTGCAATCTGGCGCGATCAAATCGGTGTGCCGGAAGCGCGAATTCAACGGCTGGGTGCCAAAGATAACTTCTGGGCTTCGGGTCCGACCGGCCCCTGCGGCCCCTGCTCCGAGATCTATTACGACTTCCATCCTGAGCTGGGTGATGAAGGACTGGATCTAGAAGATGACAGCCGCTTCATCGAGGTCTACAACCTCGTGTTCATGCAGTACAACCGCGATGCGGCAGGCAATCTGACGGCACTCGAGAAACAAAACATTGATACGGGCATGGGGCTTGAGCGGATGGCTCAGGTGCTGCAAGGCGTGCCCAACAACTACGAAACCGACCTGATTTTCCCGATTATTCAAGCGGTCGCGGCGATCGCCCAGCGCGACTACGCCAACGAGTCGGAAACGGTCAAAGTTTCGCTGAAAGTGATCGGCGATCACCTGCGCGCCGTCACTCATCTGATTGCTGATGGCGTCACGGCTTCGAACCTCGGGCGGGGCTATGTGCTGCGGCGACTAATTCGGCGCGTCGTTCGCCACGGACGGCTGATCGGTATCGATCGCCCCTTCACGGCGGAAATTGCTGAAACCGCGATCGCCTTGATGGCTGCTCAATATCCCAACCTGCGGGAACGAGAAGCGGCGATTAAAGCGGAGCTAACGCGGGAAGAGCAGCGCTTCTTGGAAACCTTGGAACGCGGCGAAAAGCTGTTGGCGGAACTGCTGGCAGCCGCCACGGATCAAATTCGCGGTGAGGATGCCTTCGTCCTCTATGACACCTACGGCTTTCCGCTAGAGCTGACCCAAGAAATCGCTGAAGAGAAAGGCCTGACCGTCGATCTTGCGGGTTTTGAAGCGGCGATGACCGCCCAACGTCAGCGATCGCAGGCTGCCCACGAAACCATCGACCTGACGGTGCAAGGTTCCCTCGATCGCCTCGCGGAACAGATTCACCCGACCGAGTTTGTTGGCTACCAAGACAGCGCCGCCACAGCGACCGTCACAGCAGTCCTGCGCGAAGGCCAGAGCGTCGAAGCGGCAGAAGCCGGCGATCGCGTTCAGATCGTGCTGGATCACACGTCGTTCTATGCAGAATCCGGCGGACAAGTCGGCGATCGCGGAGTGCTGACTGGCGAATCCCTAATCGTTCGCATCGAAGATGTCCAGAAAGAATCGGGCTTCTTCGTTCACTACGGCCAAATTGAACGCGGTTTGCTGCAAGTCGGCGATCGCGTTACGGCGCAAATCGATCGCGCCTGCCGGCGTCGGGCCCAAGCCAATCACACCGCCACGCACCTGCTGCAAGCAGCCTTGAAGCTGATTGTTGATGAAGGCATTTCCCAAGCCGGTTCACTGGTCGCCTTCGATCGCCTGCGCTTCGACTTCAACTGTCCGCGAGCCGTGACGCCGGAAGAGCTGCGCCAGATCGAAGACCAGATCAACCAGTGGATTGCCGAAGCCCACAGCACCGTGGTTGAAGTGATGCCGATCGCTACGGCCAAGGCCAAAGGTGCGGTCGCCATGTTCGGCGAAAAATATGGTGCGGAAGTCCGCGTCATCGATGTACCGGGCGTCTCGATGGAGCTGTGCGGCGGCACCCACGTTGCCAATACGGCCGAAATTGGCCTGTTCAAAATCATCAGCGAAGCCGGTGTCGCTTCCGGTGTACGGCGGATCGAAGCAGTAGCTGGCCCTGCTGTGCTGGAATACCTCAACGTTCGCGATGCCGTGGTTCGCGATCTGAGCGATCGCTTCAAGGCTAAACCTGAGGAACTGAGCGATCGCGTTACGGCGCTGCAAGAGGAGCTGAAGGCCAATCAGAAGCAATTGACGGCGCTGAAAGCGGAGCTAGCGATCGCCAAATCCGATGCACTGGTATCGCAGGCGATCGCAGTCGGTGAGGCACAAGTTCTGGTTGAAACCCTGACTGGCGTTGATGCTGCAGCCCTGCAAACTGCCGCTGAGCGACTCCAGCAAAAACTCGGCGATGCCGGTGCAGTCGTGCTCGGTTCTAGTCCTGAGGAAGGCAAGGTGACGCTGGTGGCAGCCTTTGGTCCGGCGATCATCACCAAAGGACTGAAAGCCGGTCAGTTCATCGGTGGCATCGCCAAAATCTGTGGTGGCGGCGGTGGTGGTCGTCCCAATTTGGCACAAGCGGGTGGACGGGATGCTAGCAAGCTGCCGGAAGCTGTAGCAGCGGCACTCGACCAACTCAAAACAGCTTTAGCAGCGTAA
- a CDS encoding arsenic resistance protein, which produces MWTFLSLLQNQLVWSVPSFMIAGILFGLLIDPSGLKDLIVPLTFLMVYPMMINLQFGKLIAGGNWKLQGVAQLINFGIVPFLAYGIGWLFFRDQPLIWLGLLLTGLLPTSGMTISWTGFAKGNLTAAIQMTVIGLILGSLATPLYAQALLGRAIEIPLVETFKQIAIVVFLPMILGLVTKRVLIATVGQQKYERDLKKKFPVFSTLGVLGIVFVAMALKAKAIVAAPLIFLGYFGPLLLIYLINFMLSTIVGKVWFSREDAIALVYGTVMRNLSIALAIAMTVFGAKAGAEIALIISMSYIIQVQAAAWYVKLSDRWFGKPVTESL; this is translated from the coding sequence ATGTGGACATTTCTATCACTGCTACAGAATCAACTGGTTTGGTCTGTCCCCAGCTTCATGATTGCTGGGATTCTATTTGGGTTACTGATCGATCCTAGTGGACTGAAAGATTTAATTGTTCCGCTGACATTTCTCATGGTTTATCCCATGATGATTAACCTACAGTTTGGCAAGTTAATTGCTGGGGGAAACTGGAAGCTCCAAGGGGTCGCCCAATTGATTAATTTTGGCATTGTGCCATTCTTGGCCTATGGTATTGGCTGGCTATTCTTTCGCGATCAGCCACTGATCTGGTTGGGGCTATTGCTGACAGGATTACTGCCCACAAGTGGCATGACTATTTCTTGGACAGGCTTTGCCAAAGGCAATCTGACAGCCGCGATTCAAATGACGGTCATCGGCTTGATTTTAGGTTCTTTGGCGACTCCACTCTATGCCCAAGCGCTGCTAGGACGAGCCATTGAAATTCCGTTGGTGGAAACCTTTAAGCAAATTGCGATCGTGGTTTTTTTACCCATGATTCTTGGCTTGGTGACAAAGCGCGTTCTAATTGCAACTGTTGGTCAACAGAAATACGAGAGAGATTTAAAGAAAAAATTTCCGGTCTTCTCAACGCTGGGTGTCTTAGGCATCGTGTTTGTGGCAATGGCGCTCAAAGCAAAAGCAATTGTAGCCGCGCCGTTGATATTTCTCGGCTACTTTGGGCCACTGCTGCTGATTTATCTGATCAACTTTATGTTGAGCACGATCGTTGGCAAGGTCTGGTTTTCTCGCGAAGATGCGATCGCTCTCGTCTACGGTACGGTGATGCGGAATCTTTCGATCGCCTTGGCTATTGCCATGACTGTGTTTGGGGCGAAAGCAGGCGCTGAAATTGCCCTGATTATTTCCATGAGCTACATCATTCAGGTGCAAGCTGCAGCTTGGTACGTCAAGTTGAGCGATCGCTGGTTTGGTAAACCAGTGACGGAAAGCCTGTAG
- a CDS encoding DUF302 domain-containing protein, with translation MYHLSKVLQLPFDDALSHTKEVLKQHGFGVLTEIDAQAAFKQKLDVEFRHYTILGACHPRIAYSILQAEDKAGVFYPCNVVVQEHENGCVEVSAIDPAVMFAALENPETRAIALEAKTLMEQAIAQL, from the coding sequence ATGTATCACCTCAGCAAAGTTCTCCAGTTGCCCTTTGATGATGCTCTCAGCCACACCAAAGAAGTTTTGAAACAGCATGGCTTTGGGGTGCTGACGGAAATTGACGCCCAAGCGGCGTTTAAACAAAAGCTTGATGTGGAGTTCCGGCACTACACCATCTTGGGAGCCTGTCATCCCCGCATTGCCTACAGCATCCTACAGGCGGAGGACAAAGCAGGCGTTTTCTACCCCTGCAATGTGGTGGTGCAAGAACATGAAAACGGCTGTGTTGAGGTCTCTGCGATCGATCCGGCAGTGATGTTTGCCGCGCTCGAAAATCCTGAGACTCGTGCGATCGCTTTGGAAGCCAAAACCCTGATGGAACAGGCGATCGCACAGCTTTAA
- a CDS encoding NAD(P)/FAD-dependent oxidoreductase, protein MAQVVVIGAGLGGLPTAYELRHWLKGGHQVTLVSNRSQFTFIPGLIHVALGKIPLDRVQLDLASLCQRHGLNWVDSAVERVDPDRRIVRLANHQTLDYDYLVIASGPSFAFDEIPGLGPHGGYTQSVCNPAHALEAREAWESFLKNPTDLVVGAAPKTGCLGPAYEFALAADQALRKRGLRDRVTITYITPEPYAGYLGLPDLYLARELTEGVLEEQGVKVVTNAAIAQVFPDRVELADGRQFLFGYAMILPAFRGADYVQVSGLGNDRGFIPILPTQRHRDYERIYALGVSVQLEQPYRTPVPIGLPKSGQMSEAMGAAVAHNIAVDLGTLSGPHQIPTLEALCFAEMGQTGIAYIAAPILPDPVSGRRRYSYATRGAWVNWAKAAFERYFLLKMKWGLGLPWFELWGLKLLFGLSLLRPISPSDQSDTPPTLHAPHHASDSVELTRYR, encoded by the coding sequence ATGGCACAAGTTGTTGTAATCGGTGCAGGGTTGGGCGGATTGCCGACAGCCTATGAACTACGACATTGGCTCAAAGGCGGGCACCAGGTCACTCTGGTCTCTAATCGTTCTCAGTTCACTTTCATTCCCGGCCTCATTCACGTGGCGTTGGGCAAGATTCCCCTCGACCGTGTGCAGCTGGATTTAGCTTCCCTGTGTCAGCGCCATGGCCTGAATTGGGTCGATAGCGCCGTAGAGCGGGTTGATCCCGATCGCCGAATTGTGCGCTTGGCCAATCATCAGACGCTGGACTACGACTATCTCGTCATCGCCAGTGGCCCTTCCTTTGCCTTTGATGAAATTCCCGGTTTAGGGCCGCATGGAGGTTACACCCAATCGGTCTGTAACCCAGCCCATGCCTTGGAAGCACGAGAAGCATGGGAGTCCTTTCTCAAAAATCCAACCGATTTGGTGGTGGGTGCTGCGCCTAAAACAGGTTGCCTCGGGCCTGCCTATGAGTTTGCGCTGGCGGCTGATCAAGCGTTGCGCAAACGTGGCCTGCGCGATCGCGTCACGATTACCTACATCACGCCTGAACCCTATGCCGGTTATTTGGGGCTGCCCGATCTCTATCTAGCTCGCGAACTGACGGAAGGAGTTTTAGAAGAACAAGGGGTGAAAGTAGTCACCAATGCGGCGATCGCCCAAGTGTTTCCCGATCGCGTGGAATTAGCAGATGGCCGCCAATTTCTCTTCGGTTACGCGATGATTCTGCCGGCTTTCCGAGGAGCGGACTATGTTCAAGTCTCTGGTTTAGGCAACGATCGCGGCTTCATTCCCATCCTGCCGACCCAGCGTCACCGCGACTACGAACGAATTTATGCCCTGGGCGTGAGCGTGCAGCTAGAGCAGCCCTATCGCACCCCTGTTCCGATCGGTTTGCCAAAAAGCGGTCAGATGAGTGAAGCGATGGGCGCAGCTGTAGCTCACAACATTGCCGTCGATTTAGGTACTCTGTCTGGCCCCCACCAAATCCCAACCCTTGAAGCGCTCTGCTTTGCGGAAATGGGTCAAACGGGCATTGCCTATATTGCTGCCCCAATTTTGCCCGACCCAGTCAGTGGGCGACGACGCTATTCCTACGCCACCCGAGGCGCATGGGTAAATTGGGCCAAAGCTGCCTTCGAACGCTACTTCCTACTCAAAATGAAATGGGGACTTGGGCTACCTTGGTTTGAACTGTGGGGGTTGAAATTACTCTTTGGTCTTTCACTCTTGCGCCCCATCAGTCCCTCCGATCAGTCCGATACGCCCCCCACTCTCCATGCCCCGCACCACGCCTCAGACTCTGTTGAGCTCACCCGGTACCGCTGA
- a CDS encoding ArsR/SmtB family transcription factor gives MPRTTPQTLLSSPGTAELETSSTSPDLDRLAELFKVLGDRSRLGILWRICQGECNVTEISESTGLSQANVSKHLQMLRMARLVACRKEGNARIYFLSDPQYSGLCARSLIDLASLSPVEVSSCDEARA, from the coding sequence ATGCCCCGCACCACGCCTCAGACTCTGTTGAGCTCACCCGGTACCGCTGAACTAGAGACATCTAGCACCAGTCCTGACCTCGATCGCTTGGCTGAATTGTTCAAAGTCTTGGGCGATCGCAGCCGCCTTGGAATTCTTTGGCGCATCTGCCAAGGGGAATGCAATGTGACTGAGATCAGTGAATCGACTGGTTTGAGCCAAGCCAATGTCTCGAAGCATTTGCAGATGTTGCGAATGGCTCGTTTGGTGGCTTGCCGCAAGGAGGGCAATGCTCGAATCTACTTTCTGTCGGATCCTCAATATTCCGGCCTTTGTGCACGTTCCCTGATCGACTTGGCTAGCTTATCGCCCGTGGAAGTCTCTAGCTGTGACGAGGCCAGAGCCTAA
- a CDS encoding carboxymuconolactone decarboxylase family protein: MIHNYPDLTENLNHSLAQLHHEIPETLKGFGQMARSIHNDGALSSKTKELIAMAIGIAGRCQGCLGFHAKMLVQMGCTRAEFLEMLQVAIYMGGGPSLMTAAEALQAYEAFGGEQAG, translated from the coding sequence ATGATCCATAACTACCCAGACCTAACCGAGAACCTCAATCACTCCCTTGCGCAGTTGCACCATGAAATCCCTGAGACCCTAAAGGGCTTTGGGCAGATGGCTCGCAGCATTCACAATGACGGGGCGTTGAGCAGTAAAACCAAGGAACTGATTGCTATGGCGATCGGGATTGCAGGTCGCTGCCAAGGCTGTCTGGGTTTCCATGCCAAGATGCTGGTGCAGATGGGCTGTACTCGGGCTGAGTTTCTGGAGATGCTGCAGGTGGCTATCTACATGGGCGGTGGCCCATCGCTGATGACAGCGGCTGAGGCGCTACAGGCCTATGAAGCCTTTGGTGGTGAGCAGGCGGGCTAG
- a CDS encoding SNF2-related protein produces MAVLHGGWLGDRFVLWAEAWQPCEPQSVAEMAAHPYAIAVSELERWCQKYGLGSLTGSAATEVLLSIPSQLKKETVLPFLSGQDIPAEALLWPWRISGLSLEAAIAGQWLATLPLGSAEDHPWLGPDLRFWSHIYRWAQSLLARGRFYPALESSDRGLTATWLPLFNQAGDRQRFDRYSQQLPFSQFCYQAIESAAACPWQPQPQDQLLQVLQRWLTARLQVAIASGTVVSADLLAAWQRSLAKGEPLELEDGEANRLQTAIDRWLLPVQNGAAQAWRMALRLVPPQLEERRWQLEFGLQAATDPDRFWPASLLWQDPLPPGVPDQAQELLLRGLGQACRLYPQLQTSLATACPEFHPLTTAEVYQLLKQVIPQWQEQGIEVQLPPGLRGQGRHRLGVEVSANLPSDRPSVGLEALLQFRWELSLGGQRLTKAEVERLAALETPLVEINGDWIEVRQQDIESAREFFRKRKDQPNLTLADAIAIASGESPNIGRLPVVNFEAAGLLEEALAVFQGQRSPAALPAPPTFQGELRPYQERGVGWLTFLQRFGIGACLADDMGLGKTIQLLAFLLHLKHSGELTRPVLLVCPTSVLGNWEREVQKFAPELRWRLHYGPDRAQGKALATALKDCDLVLTSYSLVARDQKAIAAIDWQGIVLDEAQNIKNDQAKQTQAVRAIAQSPTQKPRFRIALTGTPVENRLSELWSIVEFLQPGHLGTKPFFQKRFVAPIERFGDADSLTALRQRVQPLILRRLKTDRSIIADLPEKQEMTVFCPLVQEQADRYQQLVTEALDNIEASEGIQRRGQILALLTRLKQLCNHPSLLQEKPKLDSHFGDRSAKLQRLLEMLAELTDAGDRALVFTQFAGWGRLLQQFLQEQLGREVLFLSGSTKKGDRQQMVDRFQNDPQAPAIFILSLKAGGVGLNLTKANHVFHYDRWWNPAVENQATDRAFRIGQRRNVQVHKFVCAGTLEEKIDQMIASKQALAQQIVGSGEDWLTELDTNQLRQLLILDRSAWVEEEEP; encoded by the coding sequence ATGGCAGTGCTGCACGGTGGCTGGCTCGGCGATCGCTTTGTTCTGTGGGCCGAAGCTTGGCAGCCCTGTGAGCCACAGTCGGTAGCGGAAATGGCTGCCCATCCCTATGCGATCGCGGTATCTGAGTTAGAGCGTTGGTGCCAGAAATATGGACTGGGATCGCTGACCGGCAGCGCTGCTACGGAGGTCTTACTCTCCATTCCTAGCCAGCTCAAGAAAGAGACGGTTTTACCGTTTTTGAGCGGGCAAGACATTCCAGCGGAGGCGCTGCTCTGGCCTTGGCGAATTTCAGGGCTGTCACTGGAGGCGGCGATCGCCGGTCAATGGTTAGCCACGTTGCCGCTGGGTTCGGCGGAGGATCATCCGTGGTTGGGGCCCGATCTGCGTTTTTGGAGCCACATCTATCGCTGGGCGCAAAGTCTGCTGGCGCGGGGTCGCTTTTATCCAGCCTTGGAGTCGAGCGATCGCGGCTTAACGGCGACTTGGTTGCCGCTGTTTAATCAGGCGGGCGATCGCCAGCGGTTTGATCGCTACAGTCAGCAGTTGCCCTTCAGTCAGTTTTGTTATCAGGCGATCGAGTCAGCAGCGGCTTGTCCTTGGCAGCCTCAGCCCCAGGATCAGTTGCTTCAGGTCCTGCAACGCTGGTTGACGGCGCGCTTGCAAGTGGCGATCGCGTCAGGAACAGTCGTTTCAGCCGATCTGCTCGCAGCATGGCAGCGATCGCTGGCCAAGGGCGAACCACTGGAGCTGGAAGATGGCGAGGCCAATCGCTTGCAAACGGCGATCGATCGCTGGTTACTGCCGGTTCAGAATGGCGCGGCTCAGGCTTGGCGGATGGCGCTGCGTCTCGTCCCGCCCCAGCTGGAAGAACGGCGCTGGCAGTTAGAGTTTGGCCTGCAGGCCGCGACCGATCCCGATCGCTTTTGGCCGGCATCCTTGCTCTGGCAAGATCCTTTACCGCCCGGCGTGCCCGATCAAGCCCAGGAATTGCTGCTGCGGGGATTGGGTCAAGCCTGTCGCCTCTATCCACAGTTGCAAACCAGCTTGGCGACAGCTTGTCCTGAGTTTCATCCCTTGACCACGGCGGAGGTCTATCAGCTGCTCAAGCAGGTCATTCCCCAGTGGCAGGAGCAGGGAATTGAGGTGCAACTCCCGCCAGGATTGCGTGGGCAAGGGCGGCACCGTTTGGGGGTGGAAGTCAGCGCCAACCTCCCCAGCGATCGCCCGAGTGTGGGGCTGGAAGCGCTGTTGCAATTCCGTTGGGAATTGAGTTTAGGTGGCCAGCGGCTGACCAAGGCAGAAGTGGAGCGGCTGGCGGCACTGGAAACGCCCTTGGTGGAAATCAACGGCGACTGGATTGAGGTGCGACAGCAGGATATTGAGTCGGCGCGGGAGTTTTTCCGCAAGCGCAAGGATCAGCCGAATCTCACTTTGGCGGATGCGATCGCGATCGCCAGTGGTGAGTCGCCGAATATTGGCCGCCTGCCCGTCGTCAACTTCGAGGCAGCGGGGCTGCTGGAAGAAGCTTTGGCGGTGTTTCAGGGGCAGCGATCGCCCGCAGCTTTACCGGCTCCGCCAACTTTTCAAGGTGAGCTGCGACCCTACCAAGAGCGCGGCGTCGGTTGGCTCACCTTTTTGCAGCGCTTCGGGATTGGTGCTTGCTTGGCCGATGACATGGGCTTGGGCAAGACGATTCAGTTGCTGGCCTTTTTGCTGCATCTCAAGCACAGTGGCGAACTGACGCGGCCAGTATTGCTGGTTTGTCCGACTTCGGTGCTGGGCAACTGGGAACGGGAAGTGCAGAAGTTTGCGCCGGAATTACGCTGGCGGTTGCACTATGGCCCCGATCGCGCTCAGGGCAAGGCTTTGGCAACGGCACTCAAGGATTGTGATTTGGTGCTGACCAGCTATTCCTTGGTGGCGCGAGATCAGAAGGCGATCGCGGCGATCGACTGGCAGGGGATTGTGCTGGATGAAGCCCAGAACATCAAAAACGATCAGGCGAAACAGACGCAGGCAGTGCGGGCGATCGCGCAAAGTCCGACGCAAAAGCCGCGCTTTCGGATTGCTCTGACGGGGACGCCGGTGGAGAACCGCCTCAGTGAGTTGTGGTCGATTGTTGAGTTTCTGCAGCCGGGGCATTTGGGCACGAAACCGTTTTTCCAGAAGCGGTTTGTCGCGCCGATTGAGCGGTTTGGGGATGCGGATTCGCTGACTGCATTACGGCAGCGGGTGCAGCCGTTGATTTTGCGGCGACTGAAAACCGATCGCAGCATTATTGCGGACTTGCCCGAGAAGCAAGAAATGACGGTTTTTTGTCCGTTAGTACAGGAGCAGGCCGATCGCTATCAACAGTTGGTGACGGAAGCGCTGGACAATATCGAAGCGAGTGAAGGGATTCAGCGGCGCGGTCAGATTTTGGCGTTGCTGACGCGACTGAAGCAGCTTTGTAATCATCCGTCGCTATTGCAAGAAAAGCCGAAACTAGACTCGCATTTTGGCGATCGCTCGGCCAAGTTACAGCGCTTGTTGGAGATGTTGGCAGAACTGACGGATGCGGGCGATCGCGCTTTGGTGTTCACGCAGTTTGCTGGCTGGGGTAGATTGCTGCAGCAGTTTTTGCAGGAACAGTTAGGCCGAGAAGTGCTGTTTTTGTCGGGCAGTACCAAGAAGGGCGATCGCCAACAGATGGTCGATCGTTTCCAGAATGATCCGCAAGCACCGGCGATTTTCATCCTGTCGTTGAAGGCAGGTGGCGTGGGGCTAAACCTGACCAAGGCGAATCACGTCTTCCATTACGATCGCTGGTGGAATCCAGCAGTTGAAAATCAAGCAACCGATCGCGCTTTTCGGATTGGCCAACGGCGTAATGTGCAGGTGCACAAGTTTGTCTGTGCAGGCACGTTGGAAGAGAAAATCGATCAGATGATCGCTAGTAAGCAAGCCCTAGCCCAGCAAATTGTCGGTAGCGGTGAGGATTGGCTTACAGAACTAGACACCAATCAACTCCGACAACTCTTGATCCTTGATCGTTCAGCTTGGGTAGAAGAGGAAGAGCCTTAG
- a CDS encoding GNAT family N-acetyltransferase, which translates to MFPADFLPQLSERIILRRFIAQDLERFVGYRQDPRISRFQAWSQFSNEDGQLFINEMQIAKIGIPGEWFQIAIAHKESNQLIGDIGILIYEDDPTTIEIGFTLSYGDQKKGYAREALITLINSLFKLSSIKKIVAVTDIRNERSVSLLRYLGMQLSYEQKTIFKGESCVEQVFKLENIVS; encoded by the coding sequence TTGTTTCCTGCTGATTTCTTACCCCAATTATCTGAACGAATCATCTTACGTCGATTTATTGCCCAAGACTTGGAGCGCTTTGTTGGCTATCGTCAAGACCCTCGAATTAGCCGGTTTCAAGCTTGGTCTCAGTTTTCCAATGAAGATGGACAATTATTTATCAATGAAATGCAAATAGCAAAAATAGGAATACCAGGAGAGTGGTTTCAGATTGCGATCGCACACAAAGAGTCCAACCAGCTTATTGGAGATATTGGAATACTAATTTATGAAGACGACCCTACGACTATAGAAATTGGTTTTACGCTGAGCTATGGCGACCAAAAGAAGGGATATGCGAGAGAAGCACTAATAACTTTGATAAACTCACTATTCAAGCTTTCATCAATAAAAAAGATTGTTGCTGTCACTGATATTCGTAATGAGCGTTCTGTCAGTCTTTTGAGATATCTAGGCATGCAGCTGAGTTATGAACAAAAAACTATTTTTAAAGGTGAATCTTGTGTCGAGCAGGTTTTTAAACTGGAAAATATAGTTAGCTAA
- a CDS encoding GIY-YIG nuclease family protein encodes MEQLPLFGRSQVRELEAARYGSAPAEHEQSAESLQAWKQRIINFQSALRSQPPALATDLFGQVPEAVAIAHSIDPWQLRRRSLEFWRWPAASAGTAALYFVIDYHCSLLLYVGETIKANQRWKGEHDCKDYVARYQSLHHQHGLACEVGIGFWLNAPTQTRPRQQLETILIDYWRSPFNKQNWRQWGTPFTT; translated from the coding sequence ATGGAACAGTTGCCACTGTTTGGCCGATCGCAGGTGCGGGAGTTGGAGGCGGCGCGTTATGGCAGTGCGCCAGCAGAGCATGAGCAGTCGGCGGAGTCGTTACAGGCTTGGAAGCAGCGGATTATCAATTTTCAATCGGCATTGCGATCGCAGCCCCCAGCTTTAGCCACTGATTTGTTTGGACAAGTGCCGGAAGCAGTCGCGATTGCCCACAGTATTGATCCGTGGCAGTTACGTCGCCGCAGTTTGGAGTTTTGGCGTTGGCCAGCAGCAAGTGCAGGCACGGCGGCACTTTACTTTGTGATTGACTATCACTGTTCGCTATTGCTCTATGTGGGCGAGACGATTAAGGCGAATCAGCGATGGAAGGGAGAGCACGATTGCAAGGATTATGTGGCTCGCTATCAGTCACTCCATCATCAGCATGGTTTGGCTTGTGAGGTAGGCATTGGCTTTTGGCTGAATGCACCAACCCAAACGCGACCTCGACAGCAACTTGAAACTATCTTGATTGATTACTGGCGATCGCCCTTCAACAAGCAGAACTGGCGGCAGTGGGGGACTCCTTTTACGACCTAG
- a CDS encoding GNAT family N-acetyltransferase, translating into MIEIARKDDLAAIAALTVKAYEEFAPKLACGAWEIMQKNLQNIEEKSKTAEFLIYRLNDRIVGSVAYCPAGKSDPGIFESNMASLLLLAVCPESRGKGIAKVLTKACIERARRDGATAIALFTSELMQSAQLLYRDLGFVLDIELPRRYGVRYFRFVLKFAT; encoded by the coding sequence GTGATCGAGATAGCACGAAAGGATGACCTTGCTGCGATCGCTGCCTTGACGGTGAAAGCCTACGAGGAATTTGCACCCAAGTTAGCTTGTGGCGCCTGGGAAATAATGCAGAAAAATCTCCAAAATATTGAAGAAAAATCCAAGACTGCTGAGTTTTTGATCTATCGCCTAAATGACCGTATCGTTGGATCAGTTGCGTACTGTCCAGCTGGCAAGAGTGACCCAGGTATCTTTGAATCAAACATGGCCTCTCTGCTGTTGTTGGCGGTATGCCCTGAATCCAGAGGTAAAGGGATTGCCAAGGTTTTAACTAAAGCTTGCATTGAGCGAGCGCGCCGAGATGGAGCCACAGCGATCGCCCTTTTTACTAGTGAACTTATGCAATCTGCACAGCTTCTCTATCGTGATCTTGGCTTTGTTCTAGATATAGAGTTGCCGCGGCGTTACGGCGTGCGGTACTTTCGGTTTGTGCTGAAATTCGCTACCTAA